The following proteins are encoded in a genomic region of Entelurus aequoreus isolate RoL-2023_Sb linkage group LG01, RoL_Eaeq_v1.1, whole genome shotgun sequence:
- the LOC133659814 gene encoding cyclic AMP-responsive element-binding protein 1-like, with translation MTMEACADTQQSGETGVKQESEITLAQATIAAGQVSSSGPTVALVQLPNGQTVQVHGVIQAAQPSVIQPPQVQAVQISTVGESEDSQESVDSVTDCQKRREILSRRPSYRKILNDLSSDAPAVPCIEEEKSEDDTAPAITTVTMPTPIYQTSSGQYIAITQGGAIQLANNGTDGIQGLQTLTMANAAGAQPGATILQYAQTSDGQQILLPSNQVVVQAASGDVQAYQIRTTPTSGVVMATSPALGTGTGTEEVTRKREVRLMKNREAARECRRKKKEYVKCLENRVAVLENQNKTLIEELKALKDLYCHKSE, from the exons ATGACAATGGAAGCTTGTGCTGATACACAGCAAAGTGGTGAAACTGGTGTGAAGCAGGAGTCGGAGATTACCCTGGCCCAG GCCACCATTGCAGCGGGTCAAGTGTCATCCAGCGGTCCCACAGTAGCCCTGGTGCAGCTGCCCAACGGCCAGACGGTTCAAGTGCACGGAGTGATCCAAGCAGCCCAGCCCTCGGTCATCCAACCGCCTCAGGTCCAAGCAGTTCAG ATCTCAACAGTCGGTGAGAGCGAGGACTCCCAGGAGTCTGTCGACAGCGTCACAGATTGTCAGAAGAGGAGAGAGATCCTGTCCAGACGACCATCATACAG GAAAATCCTAAACGACTTATCATCTGACGCACCAGCCGTTCCGTGTATTGAGGAAGAAAAATCCGAAGACGACACAGCCCCGGCCATCACCACAGTTACCATGCCTACGCCAATCTACCAGACCAGCAGCGGCCAGTACA TCGCCATCACCCAAGGAGGTGCGATTCAGTTGGCCAATAACGGCACAGATGGCATTCAGGGCCTGCAAACGCTCACCATGGCCAACGCTGCCGGGGCGCAACCTGGCGCCACCATCCTGCAGTACGCCCAGACCAGTGATGGCCAGCAGATCTTGTTACCTAGCAACCAGGTGGTTGTACAAG CGGCCTCTGGCGATGTCCAGGCCTATCAGATCCGCACAACGCCAACCTCAGGGGTTGTCATGGCAACCTCGCCTGCATTGGGCACCGGGACGGGCACCGAGGAAGTCACGCGTAAAAGGGAAGTGCGCCTCATGAAAAACAG AGAGGCTGCCCGTGAATGTCGCAGGAAGAAGAAGGAGTATGTGAAGTGTTTGGAGAACCGTGTGGCCGTGCTGGAGAACCAGAACAAAACCCTCATTGAGGAACTTAAAGCCCTAAAAGACTTGTACTGCCACAAATCTGAGTAA